In the Topomyia yanbarensis strain Yona2022 chromosome 3, ASM3024719v1, whole genome shotgun sequence genome, one interval contains:
- the LOC131692727 gene encoding serendipity locus protein alpha-like yields MIPELQEVIHNVQLNLYRGFVSSKRSGIVWLNSVCGDLYKLFRILHKFLVFEGCNNVSVMEITCLCLSQIVVCIRCLERTLAIEQENQCALTASRQCFLDRIIWCVAKIKIVTEDGKSAERESTTESNFVSFLDLALSLVGPLAVSFEDGLTNHAEQDADSMMESMKIRSVVEALITQTLSFGNVLQEEERAQLMLVCQKVLKECIALEKEAMFIEGENRPNAQNRRLRASVLESAFFQLETQVNDCLLRLVFETFAELDRKLISKIRKLVTEKANEEEISGATTKFDETVDKMMQIGLFAISYADNYKAASTIRSCLASIEALDSYLVPSIFIPCNLHSKLLEDHWLEELSLLRYHVQRIIDSNAFALALLEILDNGIDSLKLTFNTSDATILVRKSEVFRQHLEYNSVDLGLNKEPLKIHYEDFKMMVYECKAILKCFKDDPEITVDRILKRIRIMRAKLSKVQQTISAGKNKEAAKENLQQVSVAEVARTDEEKEVDRSVREFFSNSVLRPSMTSILYRSRRGPRSRQGSIASLATMQRFSDVTAGVRQRAVTTPEKGSGRSGRQNKLLKRNSLRVAIFKKQHGKQDAEFFDSYKSDIDFQITEILDQLTDLSTTFSSSQETQIEATESSHDGIDEKETAPTTRKSITKEEIVILDDNRISINITTDI; encoded by the exons ATGATTCCTGAGCTACAGGAAGTTATTCATAATGTACAACTCAATTTATACCGCGGTTTTGTGTCCTCGAAACGAAGTGGGATCGTTTGGTTGAAT AGCGTTTGTGGAGACCTGTACAAACTATTTCGAATTCTGCACAAATTTCTAGTGTTTGAAGGATGCAACAATGTAAGTGTAATGGAAATTACCTGCCTGTGTTTATCACAGATTGTTGTGTGCATCCGGTGCCTAGAGCGAACCTTGGCGATTGAACAGGAAAACCAGTGTGCTCTAACG GCTTCAAGACAATGCTTTCTGGATAGAATCATATGGTGCGTTGCAAAGATTAAAATCGTGACTGAAGATGGGAAGTCGGCTGAACGAGAAAGCACAACGGAATCAAATTTTGTTAGCTTTTTGGATTTGGCGCTTAGTTTGGTTGGTCCACTAGCGGTATCTTTTGAGGATGGTCTGACGAATCACGCCGAACAGGATGCGGATTCGATGATGGAATCGATGAAAATTAGATCTGTTGTAGAAGCACTCATAACTCAGaccctttcttttggtaatGTCCTGCAGGAGGAGGAAAGGGCTCAGCTAATGTTAGTTTGTCAGAAAGTGCTTAAGGAGTGCATAGCATTGGAAAAGGAAGCTATGTTCATTGAGGGAGAAAACAGACCGAACGCTCAAAATAGACGCTTGAGAGCTAGTGTACTGGAAAGTGCCTTCTTCCAGTTGGAAACGCAAGTCAATGACTGCCTTCTACGGTTGGTTTTTGAGACGTTTGCTGAGTTGGACCGGAAATTAATATCGAAAATAAGAAAGCTGGTAACAGAGAAGGCAAATGAGGAAGAGATTAGCGGTGCGACAACAAAGTTTGATGAGACGGTTGATAAGATGATGCAGATAGGATTGTTTGCGATATCGTATGCTGATAATtataaag CTGCTTCTACAATCAGAAGTTGTCTAGCATCAATAGAAGCGTTGGATTCTTACCTCGTACCATCTATTTTTATACCATGCAATCTACACTCAAAATTGCTAGAAGATCATTGGTTAGAAGAGTTATCCCTGCTGCGGTACCACGTGCAACGAATAATAGATAGCAACGCTTTCGCCTTGGCTTTGCTAGAAATACTCGATAATGGCATAGATTCGCTGAAACTCACCTTCAACACATCTGATGCCACGATATTGGTGCGTAAATCGGAAGTCTTTAGACAACATCTGGAATACAACTCGGTAGATCTAGGCCTCAACAAGGAGCCTCTGAAAATACATTATGAAGATTTCAAAATGATGGTTTATGAATGCAAAGCCATACTGAAGTGTTTCAAGGATGATCCAGAAATTACAGTGGATCGAATCCTAAAAAGAATTCGCATTATGAGGGCAAAACTGAGTAAAGTTCAACAGACAATTAGTGCCGGTAAAAATAAAGAAGCAGCGAAGGAAAATTTACAGCAAGTATCCGTCGCTGAGGTTGCCCGTACAGACGAGGAGAAAGAAGTTGATCGAAGTGTTAGAGAGTTCTTCTCTAATAGCGTGCTGCGCCCATCAATGACCAGTATACTCTATCGTAGTAGAAGAGGACCTCGTTCCAGACAAGGTTCCATCGCGTCTTTGGCAACGATGCAAAGATTCTCGGATGTAACGGCTGGAGTGCGGCAGCGAGCTGTGACTACCCCGGAAAAAGGTTCAGGACGCTCGGGTCGGCAAAATAAACTGTTGAAAAGAAACAGCTTGAGGGTGGCGATTTTCAAGAAGCAGCACGGCAAACAGGATGCAGAATTTTTCGATAGTTATAAAAGTGATATCGATTTTCAGATTACTG AAATATTGGATCAGCTTACCGACCTTTCGACGACATTTTCATCTTCCCAAGAAACGCAAATCGAAGCAACTGAATCATCTCACGACGGTATTGATGAGAAAGAAACTGCTCCGACTACTAGGAAATCTATCACGAAGGAGGAGATAGTAATACTGGACGATAATCGAATAAGCATCAATATCACTACTGATATCTGA
- the LOC131692728 gene encoding citron Rho-interacting kinase: MQKLKKKLKNKFKSSKIECHPDDFSVLSCGFSPDGSPAPPPTAPDQSDSTSSSCSVGRPGPRPPPGSLEDTGNSSNSGHHSPSSNYNCCYNYNFSFNYNFSPPPHQRCTGSHSPPNWRDDEICEELSKFDSNSNLVSESSCELTKKSRKGRKVRPVTTEKSKRSNSSMSSKVTPSNARLMRADGIRAPRCLSTSDLSTYKGSVFSEASQDYQNICSRLNSLKVTEILDQKGANLTDHDRRILHCMVLKRIKEIERLEESVVAKECWEQEKIYRKSLLDEQERNYKNTIRQKRNIEQIEIRNRKQRLERLEKQQIEKIQNEITEKGIRSSSLLKTLEIQKGIKECEKKNRELKRLEDTTVNQEEKTLDKDIWRQSLVDHLEERVQRADELRHRVIEVYKRRVKIDNQLEKKMHSNNLKQTLEQERYKLMKLKERILVRESRFQRFKDSKNRIFDQLKNRAKTTAALRDMVKHSITPDTCPRTIAGNQRAVSVVRVK; this comes from the coding sequence ATGcagaaattgaagaaaaaattaaaaaacaagTTCAAATCTTCCAAAATCGAATGCCACCCGGATGATTTTAGTGTCCTATCGTGCGGTTTCAGCCCGGATGGATCACCGGCTCCGCCACCGACTGCGCCCGACCAGTCGGATAGCACAAGCAGCAGCTGCTCTGTTGGCCGACCGGGACCGAGGCCACCACCTGGGAGCCTTGAAGACACTGGAAATAGCAGCAACAGTGGACATCATTCACCTTCATCAAACTACAATTGTTGCTACAATTACAACTTTAGTTTCAATTACAATTTTTCACCGCCACCTCATCAGAGATGCACCGGCAGCCATTCGCCTCCGAATTGGCGTGATGATGAGATATGTGAGGAGTTGAGTAAGTTCGACAGCAATAGTAATTTAGTTTCCGAGAGTTCATGTGAATTGACTAAAAAAAGTCGCAAAGGGAGAAAGGTTAGACCGGTTACTACAGAAAAGAGTAAAAGAAGTAACTCGAGCATGTCGTCGAAAGTTACACCGAGCAATGCCAGACTGATGCGAGCTGATGGCATAAGAGCACCACGCTGCCTGTCGACAAGTGATCTGTCAACTTACAAAGGAAGCGTGTTCAGTGAAGCTAGTCAAGATTATCAGAACATTTGTAGTCGACTGAACTCGTTAAAAGTTACCGAAATTCTAGACCAGAAGGGAGCAAACTTGACGGACCACGATCGAAGGATTCTGCACTGTATGGTGTTGAAGCGAATCAAAGAAATTGAACGACTCGAGGAGTCGGTAGTTGCGAAGGAATGCTGGGAACAGGAAAAAATCTACAGAAAGTCACTTCTCGATGAGCAAGAACGTAACTACAAAAATACGATTCGGCAGAAACGAAACATCGAACAGATTGAGATTCGCAATCGGAAGCAACGTTTGGAGCGCCTCGAAAAGCAACAAATCGAGAAAATTCAAAACGAGATTACGGAAAAGGGTATTCGTTCCAGTAGTTTGCTTAAGACGCTGGAAATTCAGAAAGGAATTAAGGAATGTGAGAAGAAAAACCGAGAATTGAAACGATTGGAGGACACCACAGTTAACCAGGAGGAGAAAACCTTAGACAAAGATATTTGGCGCCAGTCGTTGGTGGATCATTTAGAGGAGCGTGTACAGCGGGCGGATGAACTGCGGCACCGAGTTATCGAGGTTTACAAACGTCGCGTCAAAATCGACAACCAACTGGAGAAGAAAATGCATTCGAATAATCTCAAACAAACGCTCGAACAGGAACGATACAAGTTGATGAAGCTGAAAGAACGAATTTTAGTGAGAGAAAGTCGCTTCCAACGGTTCAAAGATAGCAAAAATCGTATATTCGACCAACTAAAGAATCGTGCCAAAACGACAGCTGCCCTCAGAGACATGGTCAAGCACTCGATCACTCCGGACACCTGCCCCAGAACGATAGCAGGCAATCAACGAGCGGTCAGTGTTGTCCGGGTGAAATAA